In Falsibacillus albus, a single window of DNA contains:
- a CDS encoding DUF2953 domain-containing protein, translating into MKVLSDGSFNIEIFGDNVMLKGSVYMYIFWIIVFILLFLILLIWLTPLNVYLDLYHGQDNDHFQILLKVWFGLIHYKIDIPMVRVDEDEPNIEIDQKVKTGKQDKTKKETKKKITPWDILNSLQDTKELIRHVFGMNVIIRKFLKKIKVFNLEWHSLIGTKDAALTGALVGGIWSAKSCIVALISKYMKLMDPPVVEVVPSFNMAISQISLKCMFKFRIGHAIFAGLKLIRYWKGGKAKFKTKPLSIFSEEKNKHSV; encoded by the coding sequence ATGAAAGTTTTGTCCGATGGGAGTTTTAATATTGAAATATTCGGCGATAATGTAATGCTGAAAGGTAGTGTCTATATGTATATCTTTTGGATAATCGTCTTCATTTTATTATTTCTCATACTACTGATTTGGCTTACACCGCTTAATGTTTATCTTGACTTGTATCATGGTCAGGATAACGATCATTTTCAAATCTTGCTGAAAGTATGGTTCGGCTTGATCCATTACAAAATTGATATTCCGATGGTGAGAGTGGATGAAGATGAACCCAATATTGAAATTGATCAGAAAGTGAAAACGGGGAAGCAGGATAAGACGAAAAAAGAAACAAAAAAGAAAATTACCCCTTGGGATATCCTGAATAGCCTTCAAGATACTAAGGAGCTCATTCGGCATGTTTTCGGCATGAATGTGATCATACGAAAATTTTTAAAGAAAATAAAAGTTTTCAACCTTGAGTGGCACTCATTAATTGGCACAAAGGATGCAGCGTTGACCGGGGCATTGGTCGGGGGGATCTGGTCCGCAAAGTCCTGCATCGTTGCCTTGATCAGCAAATATATGAAGTTGATGGACCCTCCGGTAGTTGAAGTGGTTCCTTCTTTTAATATGGCGATTTCCCAAATCTCATTAAAGTGTATGTTTAAATTCAGAATCGGGCATGCTATATTCGCAGGTTTGAAATTGATAAGGTACTGGAAAGGCGGCAAAGCCAAATTTAAAACAAAACCTTTATCTATTTTTTCCGAGGAAAAAAACAAACATTCCGTATAG
- the ytfJ gene encoding GerW family sporulation protein has product MSEHPIQGLMTTAMESLKEMIDVNTIIGDPVETPDGSVILTVSRVGFGFAAGGSEFSMNGKGSQQHSSSNGQQNDQGPKHPFGGGSGGGVSITPIAFLIVNSHGVKMLHLDESTHLLEKILDIAPSAVEKIQNMMKKDDKKENSSQSHQQHQRQNFEF; this is encoded by the coding sequence ATGTCAGAACATCCAATTCAAGGTTTAATGACAACAGCTATGGAAAGCTTAAAGGAAATGATCGATGTAAACACCATTATTGGGGACCCGGTAGAAACCCCTGATGGCAGCGTTATTTTGACAGTTTCTCGAGTAGGTTTTGGTTTTGCTGCAGGCGGCAGTGAGTTTTCAATGAACGGCAAAGGATCTCAGCAGCATTCTTCCTCAAATGGTCAGCAAAATGATCAGGGACCAAAGCATCCTTTTGGCGGAGGAAGCGGAGGAGGCGTATCCATTACGCCAATAGCGTTTCTGATTGTCAATTCCCACGGTGTTAAAATGCTCCATTTAGATGAAAGTACACATTTGTTGGAGAAAATATTGGATATCGCTCCTAGTGCTGTGGAAAAAATTCAAAACATGATGAAAAAAGATGACAAAAAAGAAAACTCATCTCAGTCCCATCAACAACATCAAAGACAGAACTTCGAATTTTAA